A window of the Lepus europaeus isolate LE1 chromosome 5, mLepTim1.pri, whole genome shotgun sequence genome harbors these coding sequences:
- the H6PD gene encoding GDH/6PGL endoplasmic bifunctional protein, which produces MKCPGVWAMLTVTMCVAFLGCLQAQELQGHVSVILLGATGDLAKKYLWQGLFQLFLDEAGKGHSFSFHGAALTAPKQGQELMAKALESLSCPKDMAPSRCAELRAQFLRLSRYHQLKTAEDYQALGRDIEVQVQQEGLREAGRMFYFSVPPFAYADIARNINSSCRPGPGAWLRVVLEKPFGHDHLSAQQLATELGSFFQEEEMYRVDHYLGKQAVAQILPFRDQNRRALDSLWNRHHVERVEIIMKETVDAEGRTSFYEEYGVIRDTLQNHLTEILTLVAMELPANVSCSEAVLRHKLQTFRALRGLQRGSAVVGQYQAYSEQVRRELGKPGSSPSLTPTFAGVLAHVDNLRWEGVPFILMSGKALDERVGYVRVLFKNRAFCAQSEKHWAPAQSRCLPRQIIFYIGHGELGHPAVLVSRNLFKPFLPTQSWREVEDRPGLQLFGRPLSDFYAFSPVKERDAYSILLSHIFHARKESFVPTEHLLASWVFWTPLLDSLAREVPRLYPGGADSGRLLDFEFSGSHLSFSLEQPEQLVPGPGSTPQPSDFQVLGAKYRESPLISAWPDELISKLASDIEAAAVQAVRRVGTFHLALSGGSSPIALFQQLASGHYGFPWAHTHLWLVDERCVPLSDPESNFQGLQAHLLQHVRVPYYNIHPMPVHLHQRLCAEEDQGAQTYASEISALVTNCSFDLVLLGMGTDGHTASLFPQSPTGLDGEQLVVLTESPSRPHQRMSLSLPLINRAKKVAVLVMGRTKRDITLLVSRVGHEPKKWPISGVLPTSGQLVWYMDYEAFLG; this is translated from the exons ATGAA GTGCCCAGGCGTTTGGGCAATGCTCACCGTGACGATGTGTGTGGCCTTTCTGGGCTGCCTGCAGGCCCAGGAGCTCCAGGGCCACGTCTccgtgatcctgctgggagccaCCGGGGACCTGGCCAAGAAGTACCTGTGGCAGGGGCTGTTCCAGCTGTTCCTGGATGAAGCAGGAAAGGGCCACAGTTTCAGCTTCCATGGAGCTGCTCTGACGGCCCCCAAGCAGGGCCAGGAGCTCATGGCCAAGGCCCTGGAATCCCTGTCCTGTCCCAAGGACATGGCACCCAGCCGCTGTGCAGAACTCCGGGCCCAGTTCCTGCGGCTGAGCCGGTACCACCAGCTGAAGACGGCAGAGGACTAtcaggccctgggcagggacaTCGAGGTGCAGGTGCAGCAGGAGGGCCTCCGGGAGGCTGGCAGGATGTTCTACTTCTCCGTGCCACCCTTTGCCTACGCAGACATCGCCCGCAACATCAACAGCAGCTGTCGGCCGGGCCCAGGTGCCTGGCTGCGCGTTGTCCTGGAGAAACCCTTTGGCCATGACCACCTGTCAGCCCAGCAGTTGGCCACTGAACTTGGGAGCTTTTTCCAAGAGGAGGAGATGTACCGGGTGGACCATTACCTGGGCAAGCAG GCTGTGGCTCAGATCCTGCCCTTCCGGGACCAGAACCGCCGGGCCTTGGACAGCCTCTGGAACCGGCACCACGTGGAGCGGGTGGAGATCATCATGAAAGAGACAGTGGACGCGGAAG gccGCACCAGCTTCTACGAGGAGTATGGCGTCATCCGCGACACCCTGCAAAACCACCTGACGGAGATCCTCACGCTCGTGGCCATGGAGCTGCCCGCCAACGTCAGCTGCTCGGAGGCCGTGCTGCGCCACAAGCTGCAGACCTTCCGGGCACTGCGCGGCCTGCagaggggcagcgctgtggtgggCCAGTACCAGGCCTACAGCGAGCAAGTGCGCAGGGAGCTGGGGAAGCCGGGCAGCTCCCCCAGCCTGACGCCCACCTTCGCAG GCGTCCTCGCCCACGTCGACAACCTGCGCTGGGAGGGCGTCCCTTTCATCCTGATGTCCGGCAAGGCCCTGGACGAGAGAGTGGGCTACGTGCGAGTCCTGTTCAAGAACCGCGCGTTCTGTGCCCAGAGCGAGAAGCACTGGGCcccggcacagagcaggtgcctgCCCCGCCAGATCATCTTCTACATCGGACACGGCGAGTTGGGCCACCCCGCTGTGCTAGTCAGCAGGAACCTGTTCAAGCCCTTCCTGCCCACCCAGAgctggagggaagtggaggacaGGCCCGGGCTCCAGCTCTTTGGCCGGCCCCTGTCCGATTTCTACGCCTTCAGCCCCGTGAAGGAGCGCGATGCCTACTCCATCCTCTTGTCGCACATCTTCCATGCCCGCAAGGAGTCCTTCGTCCCCACGGAGCACCTGCTGGCCTCCTGGGTGTTCTGGACGCCCTTGCTGGACAGCCTGGCCCGGGAGGTGCCGCGCCTCTACCCAGGGGGCGCCGACAGCGGCCGTCTGCTGGACTTCGAGTTCAGCGGTTCCCACTTGTCCTTTTCTctggagcagccagagcagctGGTGCCGGGGCCCGGCTCCACCCCGCAGCCCAGTGACTTCCAGGTTCTCGGTGCCAAGTACCGGGAAAGCCCGCTGATCTCCGCCTGGCCCGACGAGCTCATCTCCAAGCTGGCCAGTGACATCGAGGCCGCAGCCGTGCAGGCGGTGCGGCGCGTCGGCACCTTCCACCTGGCGCTCTCGGGCGGCTCCAGCCCCATCGCCTTGTTCCAGCAGCTGGCCTCGGGCCACTACGGCTTCCCCTGGGCCCACACGCACCTGTGGCTGGTGGACGAGCGCTGTGTCCCGCTCTCAGATCCCGAGTCCAACTTCCAGGGCCTGCAGGCGCACCTGCTGCAGCACGTCAGGGTCCCCTACTACAACATCCACCCCatgcctgtgcacctgcaccaGAGGCTCTGTGCCGAGGAGGACCAGGGTGCCCAGACCTATGCCAGCGAGATCTCGGCCCTGGTGACCAACTGCAGCTTCGACTTGGTGCTGCTGGGCATGGGCACCGACGGGCACACGGCCTCTCTCTTTCCGCAATCACCCACTGGCCTGGACGGGGAGCAGCTGGTGGTGCTGACGGAGAGCCCCTCAAGGCCACACCAGCGCATGAGCCTCAGCCTGCCCCTCATCAACCGCGCCAAGAAGGTGGCCGTCCTGGTCATGGGCAGGACGAAGCGTGACATCACCCTGCTGGTGAGCCGCGTGGGCCACGAGCCCAAGAAGTGGCCCATCTCGGGCGTCCTGCCCACTTCCGGCCAGCTGGTTTGGTACATGGACTACGAGGCCTTTCTGGGGTGA